A stretch of the Lepidochelys kempii isolate rLepKem1 chromosome 15, rLepKem1.hap2, whole genome shotgun sequence genome encodes the following:
- the NEFH gene encoding neurofilament heavy polypeptide — protein MLSYSVDALFGASSLRKESARSGARSLASSGFHSQSWSRGSTAASPLRRGAGGYSQLGSSAESLESLNGELRARSEKELLQALNERFAGYIDTVRQLERRNRQLEGEAAALRQQQAGRSALGELCEREVGELRGAVVRLGSEKGQLQLELERLEEDIQHLRQRLDQEARQREEAEAAARALRRYTEESSLAKGELEKKAQALRDEALFLRRGHEEEVSDLLLQIQGSQASLELRDAAKPDVTSALKEIRAQLEGHAVQNTLQSEEWFRVRLDKLSEAAKVNTDAIRSAQEEISEYRRQLQSKVTEFEALKGTKESLERQRVDIEDHHHANVLSCQETIQQLDNELRNTKWEMAAQLREYQDLLNVKMALDIEIAAYRKLLEGEECRIGFGLGPFPFPDTPPKPPSISTHIKVKREEKVKVMEKSDKETVIVEKQTEEIQVTEEVTEEEEAEKKEEAGEEGEEEAEAKEEEKEEPEEVAEGEEEKAKSPEKEEAKSPKKARSPMKEEAKSPEAKSPEKPASPTKEEAKSPEKPASPTKEEAKSPEKPASPTKEEAKSPEKPASPTKEEAKSPEKPASPTKEEAKSPEKPASPTKEEAKSPEKPASPTKEEAKSPEKPASPTKEEAKSPEAKSPEKAKPPVKGEAKPPEKEITPQKELIKSPQKESKVPIKEEMPKKREEKAPAKPEVEEKEDSKKEEGPKKEIPAKETHKPEPKVEEKKEEEKPKEDDKEKASKPKLPAPEEKKKEVVKPEEREVKEKEPTKPAPKPKEEKMEEKAAKQKPEPKPQEKEAKAKEPSKPAEKEPEKQKSEEKKEEPKKEKAEPKMDQEEKPKAEAKPKEESMAAKTEPSKDTKETPKVETPKDAPKASKPKAEKVEKSSSTDPKEGKPTEKAAAAAEKSEK, from the exons ATGCTGAGCTACAGCGTGGACGCGCTCTTCGGGGCCAGCTCGCTCCGCAAGGAGAGCGCCCGCAGCGGCGCCCGCTCGCTGGCCTCCAGCGGCTTCCACTCGCAGTCGTGGTCCCGCGGCTCCACCGCCGCCTCCCCGCTCCGGCGAGGCGCGGGCGGCTACAGCCAGCTGGGCTCGTCGGCCGAGAGCCTGGAGTCGCTGAACGGCGAGCTGCGCGCCCGCTCGGAGAAGGAGCTGCTGCAGGCGCTCAACGAGCGCTTCGCCGGCTACATCGACACGGTGCGGCAGCTGGAGCGGCGCAACCGGCAGCTGGAGGGCGAGGCGGCGGCGCTGCGGCAGCAGCAGGCCGGGCGCTCGGCGCTGGGCGAGCTGTGCGAGCGGGAGGTCGGCGAGCTGCGGGGCGCCGTGGTGCGGCTGGGCAGCGAGAAGGggcagctgcagctggagctggagcggcTGGAGGAGGACATCCAGCACCTCCGGCAGCGGCTGGACCAAGAGGCCCGGCAGCGGGAGGAGGCCGAGGCGGCCGCCCGCGCCCTGCGCCGCTACACGGAGGAGTCGAGCCTGGCTAAGGGCGAGCTGGAGAAGAAGGCGCAGGCGCTGCGGGACGAGGCGCTCTTCCTCCGCCGCGGCCACGAGGAGGAGGTGAGCGACCTGCTGCTGCAGATCCAGGGCAGCCAGGCCTCGCTCGAGCTCCGCGACGCCGCCAAGCCCGACGTCACCTCGGCCCTCAAGGAGATCCGGGCCCAGCTGGAGGGGCACGCGGTGCAGAACACGCTGCAGTCCGAGGAGTGGTTCCGCG TGAGGCTGGACAAGTTGTCAGAAGCTGCCAAGGTGAACACAGATGCAATCCGCTCTGCTCAGGAGGAGATTTCAGAATACCGCCGGCAGCTCCAGTCCAAGGTCACCGAATTTGAAGCCCTCAAGGGGACCAAGGAATCCTTAGAGAGGCAGAGAGTGGACATAGAAGACCATCATCATGCTAATGTCTTGTCCTGTCAG GAAACCATCCAGCAGCTGGACAACGAGCTGAGGAACACCAAGTGGGAGATGGCAGCCCAGCTCCGCGAGTACCAGGACCTGCTGAATGTCAAGATGGCCCTGGATATAGAAATTGCTGCTTACAG aaAGCTGTTGGAAGGAGAGGAATGCCGCATCGGGTTTGGACTCGgacctttccccttccctgacaCACCCCCTAAACCCCCCAGCATTTCCACCCACATAAAGGTGAAACGTGAGGAGAAAGTCAAAGTGATGGAGAAGTCTGATAAGGAAACCGTGATTGTGGAGAAGCAGACAGAGGAAATCCAGGTGACTGAAGAGGTAACGGAGGAAGAGGAGGCCGAGAAGAAAGAGGAAGCTGGAGAGGAGGGTGAGGAAGAAGCTGAggcaaaggaggaagagaaggaagaaccTGAGGAAGTAGCGGAAGGTGAAGAAGAAAAGGCCAAGTCCCCAGAAAAGGAGGAGGCAAAGTCTCCAAAGAAGGCCAGGTCCCCAATGAAGGAGGAAGCTAAATCCCCAGAAGCCAAGTCTCCAGAGAAGCCTGCATCCCCCACCAAGGAGGAAGCCAAGTCTCCAGAGAAGCCGGCATCTCCTACCAAGGAGGAAGCCAAGTCTCCAGAGAAGCCGGCATCTCCTACCAAGGAGGAAGCCAAGTCTCCGGAGAAGCCGGCATCTCCTACCAAGGAGGAAGCCAAGTCTCCAGAGAAGCCGGCATCTCCTACCAAGGAGGAAGCCAAGTCTCCGGAGAAGCCGGCATCTCCTACCAAGGAGGAAGCCAAGTCTCCGGAGAAGCCGGCATCTCCTACCAAGGAGGAAGCCAAGTCTCCAGAGAAGCCTGCATCTCCCACCAAAGAGGAAGCCAAGTCCCCAGAAGCCAAGTCTCCAGAGAAGGCCAAGCCTCCTGTGAAGGGTGAGGCCAAGCCTCCAGAGAAAGAAATAACCCCCCAAAAGGAATTGATCAAATCACCCCAGAAAGAATCCAAGGTGCCCATAAAAGAAGAGATgccaaaaaagagagaggagaaagcCCCAGCCAAACCGGaagtggaggagaaggaagacaGCAAGAAAGAGGAGGGGCCAAAAAAGGAAATCCCAGCCAAGGAGACTCACAAACCTGAGCCTAAGgtagaagagaagaaagaagaggagaaGCCCAAAGAAGATGACAAGGAAAAAGCTTCCAAGCCGAAGCTCCCTGCCCCCgaggagaagaaaaaggaagTTGTAAAGCCtgaagagagagaggtgaaggaGAAGGAGCCAACCAAACCAGCACCAAAACCCAAAGAAGAGAAGATGGAGGAGAAAGCTGCTAAGCAGAAGCCTGAACCTAAACCTCAGGAAAAGGAAGCCAAGGCCAAGGAGCCCAGCAAACCAGCAGAGAAGGAGCCTGAGAAACAGAAGTCtgaagaaaagaaggaagaaccTAAAAAGGAGAAGGCTGAGCCCAAAATGGACCAAGAGGAGAAACCCAAAGCTGAAGCTAAACCCAAAGAAGAGTCAATGGCTGCCAAGACAGAACCCAGCAAAGACACCAAGGAGACCCCCAAGGTGGAGACACCCAAAGATGCGCCAAAAGCTAGCAAGCCCAAGGCAGAGAAAGTGGAGAAgtcctccagcacagacccaaaAGAGGGCAAACCCACAgagaaagctgctgctgctgccgagAAGAGCGAGAAGTGA